TAGGATTTAATTGCAAATTTCATTATTAATGGTTTTGTTCGTGTCAATTTCTCAAGTGATTTTAACATTCTCATAGCGCCAATGGCTGATATGCATAAAAAAAGGCAGCGTAGCTGCCTTTTTTGTCAACATGTCGATTTAATCTACATGCCGTACTTTTTACGAAACTTATCAACACGACCAGCAGTATCTAAAATCACTTGTTTACCAGTGTAAAACGGGTGAGATTTTGATGATACTTCAATCTTAACTAAAGGATACTCTTTACCATCTTCCCACTTGATTGTATCTTTGGCAGCAATGGTTGAGCGTGTGATAAAACTAAAATCTGCACCAATATCTTGGAACACGACTTCTCTGTATTCTGGGTGGATACCATCTTTCATAATAAACCTTATCTTTGTTGTTAGCCTGCCTATAGCCGCTAAGATTAAATTCTTTTTCGAGAACTCAGCATTGTATTGCTTTTTATCAAGCTAGGCAAGTATAAATGTTGAGTTTTGACCTGATGTTAGCTGCGTCTCATGCTATCAAAAAAATCTGCATTATTTTTCGTTTGTTTGATTTTATCTAGCAAGAACTCCATCGCTTCTAAATCATCCATTGGATAAAGCAGTTTACGTAGAACCCAAATTTTCTGTAACACATCTTTTTCGATCAGCAATTCTTCACGACGTGTACTTGATTTATTGACATTAATCGCTGGGTAAATACGTTTTTCAGCCATACGGCGATCCAAGTGAATCTCCATATTGCCAGTACCTTTAAACTCTTCGTAAATCACATCATCCATACGCGAGCCAGTATCAACTAATGCTGTTGCGATAATGGTCAGTGAGCCGCCTTCTTCAATGTTACGTGCCGCACCAAAGAAACGTTTAGGTTTATGTAACGCATTAGCATCAACACCACCTGTTAATACTTTGCCTGAGGATGGAATGACCGTGTTATAAGCACGCGCTAAGCGGGTAATGGAGTCTAGCAAAATGACAACATCTTTTTTGTGCTCGACCAAACGTTTTGCTTTTTCTAACACCATTTCTGCCACTTGTAAGTGTCGTGCTGCAGGCTCATCAAAAGTAGAAGCAACCACTTCACCTTTTACCGACCGAGTCATCTCAGTTACTTCTTCTGGGCGCTCATCAATCAATAATACAATTAAAGTTACATCTGGGTGATTAGCAGTAATGGCGTGCGCAATATTTTGCATCATTACCGTTTTGCCGCTTTTGGGACTGGCGACCAACAAGGCGCGCTGTCCTTTACCGATTGGTGCAATCATATCAATGACGCGGCTGGTAATGTTTTCTTCTGCTTTAATATCGCGCTCTAATGTTAGCGGTTCGGTTGGAAAAAGCGGCGTTAAGTTTTCAAATAAAATTTTGTGTTTAGTGTTTTCTGGTTTTTCATCATTCACCATATCCACTTTAACCAATGCGAAATAGCGTTCACCATCTTTTGGCGTGCGAATCTCACCTTGCACGCTATCACCCGTATGTAGATTAAAGCGTCTAATTTGTGAAGGCGAAACGTAAATATCTCCAGGGCCTGCTAGATAGGAGGTATCTGGTGAGCGCAAAAAACCAAATCCATCTTGTAGTACTTCTAATGTGCCATCGCCAAATATATTGTCACCATTTTTAGCTTTATTTTTGAGAATAGCAAAAATAACATCTTGCTTTCGCATACGGCTGGCGTTGTCGACGCCTTCGGCAATTGCCATGTCTACTAGTTCGGTAACGGGTAAATGTTTAAGGTCAGATAGGTGCATCAAGAAACTCGCTGGAAGGATTTTTAATAAAACAGGAAGTTAAAGGAATCTAGCTTCTAAGTTTTGCAAGAAGCTAGGTGTATATTTAAATGTTGCTGTCAATAAATGCCATTAATTGAGATTTTGACAAGGCGCCTACTTTAGTGGCTTCTACGTTACCATTTTTAAACAACATTAATGTTGGAATGCCTCGAATGCCATATTTGGGTGGGGTTTGTGGATTGTCATCGATATTTAATTTTGCGATGACTAATCGCTCGCCATACTCTTCTGAGATGTCTTCCAAAATGGGGGCAATCATTTTACATGGACCGCACCATTCTGCCCAGTAGTCGACTAAAACGGGTAGTTGTGATTGCAGTACTTGTTGTTCAAAACTAGTATCGCTAAGATGAATGATTTTTTCGCTCATGAGTACCTCAACGGTTGAATATTTAGGTTAAACCAGGTTTAAGCAAATTATAATATCGAAGATGTCAGTATGACCTGGTATTTAATTTGGTAAATAATAATGTAAATGCTAACGCTTATATTCTAACAGAATTGCTATTATAACCTTAAGGAGAGTATAACAATACCATTGATAAAATATCAAGCGCTATTACAATTGATTTAAGCACCGCTCTTAATTGCCTTAAGTTAATATGAGTTTAGCGTGTTGTTTTTAAAAGGGGCGAGGCGATTTGAGATTAATAAGAAAGCTGATTGTAGCTTGGCTGCTGTTTGCTGCGACAGTTGTTAATGCCGATCCTCCAAGTAACTTTGTGTTGAATGACCTGTCGGGAACGCAGCACAGTCTTGCACAATATAAAGGTAAGTGGCTCATCGTCAATTATTGGGCAACATGGTGTCCGCCCTGCTTAGAGGAAATTCCAGAGTTGGTTGCTTTATATGATGAACGTAGTGCTGATGATGTAATGGTGATTGGTGTTGTGTTTGATTATGAAAATGTAGCAGAAGTGAAGCGTTACATTGATGATATGTTGATCGCTTACCCAGTTGTGTTAGGAGATAAAGCGATAGTCAAACAAATTGGTAGTGCAGCTGTATTACCAACGACCTACATCTTTAATCCCCAAGGAGCAATGATCAGAGCCAAGCGAGGCATAGTTTCTAGACATTATCTAGAAACTATCATGCTAGACAGCATCATGTGAGTAAACTAGCAGCTCAACTAAGCGTCAGATTCTGGTGTTAGTGTTTTAGGCGGGCTGATTGACTCACCTTCACTATTAAGAATGTTGAGCTGATTTTCCTCAGCGAACTGCATTAACTCTGCAAACCCATCTGGATTGGCGTTGCGCAATTCCAAATCGACCGCCAAGCAACGAATGCCGTCAATCATTTCAGGTTTTAGATAAGGTGAGTAGCGTAACTTGCGATCATCGCCAAATGTGGCGTAGCTGCTACAAATGCGGTCTACCCAATCGCTAGGGCGGAAAGGTTTGCCAGCACGGGTGAGACTTTGAATAATGATTTCTTCAGGATTGTTTGCCATAATTTACGTTAACGCCCTCATTTAAACGGATTTAATTCTGATACTCAAATACTTTGACTACTTTGGTTACGCCATCGGTTGTGCGAGCAATTTCCGTGGCTAACTCCGCTTCGCGGGGGCCCACAATGCCAATCAAATACACAACGCTTGCTTCGGTCACTATTTTAACGTCATTTGCAGAAAAATTCTTTTCTGCAAGAAACTTTGCTTTCACTTTGGAAGTAATGTAACTGTCGTTGGCGCGGTCTCTAATACGGCTTTTTGGACCCACAACAATTTCATTTGTGATGTGCTTTACATGTTCAACTGCTCTAGTAATGCTTTCTGCTTCAGCTTTCGCTGTCTCGTTAGGCGCCTCACCTGTTAACAGCACATTCAAGTTGTAGCTCGTCACGTTAATATGCGCTTCTTCGCCTAAGGTTTTACGGATTTGTTGAGAGGCCTTAATTTCAATATTTTCATCTTCAATATAAATACCGGATGTTCGTTTGTCGGTTGCTATCGCAACACCTATGGCAGCGCCACCAACTGCTGCAGTAAAGCAACCAGTCAGTTGAGAGGTCATCGCAAGCAGTAGAAATGGATAAATAAAAGATTTTAAAATAGAGGTCATTGCGTTTTCCTATCTAATAAATAGAGAATAGATGAATGATTGTGCATGATACGCTGATTATGCGTCAAATGCATTACGTAGCCATTGGATACGATTGGGGTTGAGTGTGTCCATCAAAATTACATCAAAACGGCATTCGCAACTCGGTTGAGTTTGTAAAAAGTGGTGTGCTGTAGCAATCAATTTTTGTTGTTTTTGTCGCGTAATACTGGCTGCTGCGCCACCAAACTGATTGTTGGATGGCAGTCTTACTTCAATAAAGACTAGTGTTTTGGCTTCTTGCATAATTAAATCGATTTCGCCAAATCGACAATGATAATTTTCTACTATCAAAATAAGGCCTTGAGTGACTAAAAAAGTTGCGGCTATTTTTTCCGCTTCAAGGCCTGCATTGTTTTTATTTATTTTCATTACTTGTTTTTATTTTTTTAATAGGTGTTATAAAGGCTTCGCGTTAAAATTTGATAAATGACGCAAGCGATACCAAAACAAGCCATATTATATGTGGTTGCAACCCCAATTGGAAACTTAGCCGATATTACATTGCGTGCTTTAGATATTTTAAAGCAGGTTGATGCAATTGCGGCTGAAGATACGCGCCATACGGCTGGGTTGCTTAACCATTTTGGCATTACAAAAAGCCTGATTGCCGTACATGAGCATAATGAATATCAATCAGCACAGCTTTTGCTAGCACGCATAAAAGCGGGTGAAAGTATTGCATTAGTCACAGATGCAGGCACGCCTGGTATTAGTGATCCTGGTGCGATTGTTGTGGACGTGCTACGCAACGCGGGTGTAGATGTGGTGCCTATTCCAGGCGCAAGTGCTGTTATTGCTGCGCTATCAGCGTCTGGCATTACGGATAATGGCTTTAGTTTTATTGGTTTTTTGCCGGCGAGTGGCTCTCAGCGCAGAAAAAAATTAACCATGCTCTGCGCATTACAGCATACGCTCGTCTTTTATGAGGCGCCGCATCGGATTGTTGAGAGTATAGAGGATATGGCTAATATTTTAGGACCAGAGCGTCGTGTGACGATCGCGCGTGAGCTGACCAAAACATTTGAAACTTTTCATCGCTGTCTGTTAAGTGATGCCAAGGCTTGGCTAGAACATGATGTTAATCAGCAACGCGGTGAATTTGTGTTGCTGATTGAGGCTGCGCCACTTAAAGCAGAAGCTGCAATTAATGAAAATGCTGAGCGTCACCTTAAAACGCTACTGGCGGAACTACCTTTGAAGCAGGCTGTGAAACTTGCGGCTGAGATTACAGGAGTCAAAAAAAATGATTTGTACCAACACGCGTTAGCGTTAAAAAAGACAGAGTGAACAATAAGGCAAACGAAAGTATGACAAAATCAATCACCATAACACGGCCAGATGACTGGCATTTACATTTACGAGACGGTGAGCAGCTTAAGGCTGTTGTCGCAGATACCGCAAAGCAGTTTGCTCGAGCCATTGTGATGCCTAACTTACGCCCTCCAGTAACAACGACGGATCTTGCTATAGCTTATCGTCAGCGCATTATGCAAGCATTGCCCGCGGGTGTAGATTTCAAGCCGCTAATGACTTTGTATTTAACAGATAATACGACTGCCCAAGAAATTAAAAAAGCCAAAGATAGCGGCATTATTCATGGTATTAAACTCTATCCTGCTGGCGCAACTACCAATTCAGATTCTGGTGTAACCAGTTTGGATAAATGTGCGCCCGCGTTGGCGGCAATGGAAGCGCTTGGTATGCCACTGCTGACGCATGGAGAAGTTACCGATGCTGATGTCGACGTGTTTGATCGAGAAAAAGTTTTTATTGATCAGCACATGAAGCAATTAATAGCTCGATATCCAGCATTAAAAATCGTTTTCGAGCATATTACTACCAAGGATGCAGCAGAGTTTGTTGCTACTGCCCCAGATAATGTTGCTGCCACGATTACTGTGCATCATCTAATGATGAACCGCAACGCCATGTTCAAAGGCGGCATTCGACCACATCATTATTGTTTGCCAGTATTAAAACGTGAAGAGCATAGGCAGGCCTTAGTGAAAGCGGCGATTTCTGGTAGTCCCAAATTCTTTTTAGGCACTGATAGTGCGCCACATGAAAAAAATGCCAAAGAAAGTGCTTGTGGATGTGCTGGCATGTATACCGCACATGCGGCAATAGGACTTTATGCAGAAGTATTTGAAGCATCATACGCGCTTGATCGGCTGGAAGGATTCGCAAGTTTTTATGGTCCCGACTTTTATGGCCTGCCACGAAATACTGAGCAAGTGACGCTAGTAAAAGAAAGTTGGCAAGTGCCTGAGTGCTATCCTTATGCAGGTGATATGCTTGTGCCGTTTAGGGCCGGCGAAATGGTTGAGTGGAAAATGAAATAAGTTGTTATCGCATGCCATAAAGAGTCGATGATGATGCCCGCTCTACTTTTTATTGATGAATATTTGCCAAATAAAGTGTTTGGAAAGCGCTTGTGAAAGCATTGGTGCGCTGGGTCTTTTTGGCTGCTGCATTGGATGCAGCTAGGAGAATGCGCCAGCAAGCATTGCCTCAAATCGAGTAAAAAAAGTTAGCCGATAAGCCGGGTTTTGTCATGTACTGCTACACGGACAGTCATTCATCTAGGCATGCAATTACTCACATGCTCAAGCAACCTACCCACTAGCAGCGCGAGCAACGCCTATTGCCAGTCTATTTGGTCTTGCTGCAGATGGAGGTTGCCGCGTTTCACCGTAACTTAATACGCTCGTCTCTGTGGCCCTGTTCCTCGCCTCACGGCGTACGGCCGTTAGCCGTCATCCTGCTCTGTGCAGCCCGGACTTTCCTCCCCTTATTACTAAGCGGCGACTGTCTGGCTAACTTGAAGAGCATTTTAACATCCAAATCACTAGCGTATTAGTATATTAACCAGATTAGTTTTTACACATCAACTAATTCAAACACCTATCAAAAACTGCTGACACATGACATTCAGTAAATCATATAACTATATGTTTATTAAGAAATTTGTTTTTTGTGCAAAAAACCGCTAAGTCATTGTCTTGTAAAGAAAAAACATTAAAAAGTGCTTGCAAAGCACTTTTTTTTTATCTATAGTGGTCAGCAGTGGGGGAAAGTGGTATTTTGTGGGAAATATAACTTGTATAGACGTTAGTGTGTGTATGGTTTAACTATTTCTTTTTTTACTGCTTATTTATTTAACAAGCACATAAAGGCTGCGAATTAACGTGTTTAAGGGTGCAACAAATCTCAATATGGATGCAAAAGGGCGTTTAGTCATTCCAACTAAACACCGAGAGGCGTTACTCGCGCAATCTGCGGGCGAGATTGTGCTCACTGCGCATTCGCATCCATGTTTGTTGCTTTACCCAACATCCGCTTGGGAGCCTATTCAATCAAAAATCATGAGCTTGTCTAGTTTTGATAAAAAGTCGGCTGCTTTGCAACGCCGTTTGGTTGGTTACGCGGAAGATGTCAGCTTGGATAGTGCAGGTCGACTATTGGTTTCTCCAGCCTTGCGCGAATTAGCAGGGCTCGAAAAGGAAGTGATGTTGATTGGTCAAGGAAGTCACTTTGAGCTGTGGAGTAAGGAAGCTTGGTTTAGGCAGAGTAAGGAAGCGGTCAATGAGGACGGTGACTTTGAAATGCCATCGGAACTAGAGGGTTTCTCACTATGACAAAGGGCGCTGAAGTGGCGCCCTCTTCAGTATTGGGGGAGGCAAATGCTGAACAAGCATCACATATTACCGTTTTGTTAGCTGAGGCGGTGGATGCATTGGCAATTAAAAAAGAGGGTACTTATATTGATTGTACATTCGGCCGCGGCGGACACAGTAGAAGCATTCTGAGTCAATTGGGACCTAAAGGTCGTTTGTTTGCCATTGATCGCGATATGGCCGCTTTTTCAGCTGCGCATGAGATTAATGATGCGCGCTTTTATATGGAGCATTTGCACTTTTCAGAGTTGGATCAGTTGGTGGCAAAGCATCAATTAACCAGTGTCGATGGTATTTTGATGGATTTGGGTATTTCATCGCCGCAAGTGGATGTGAGTGGGCGAGGGTTTAGTTTTCGGTTGGATGGTCCATTGGATATGCGGATGGATCAAACGCGTGGCAAAACGGTAGCAACGTTACTAGAGAC
This region of Methylophilaceae bacterium genomic DNA includes:
- the pyrC gene encoding dihydroorotase, with translation MTKSITITRPDDWHLHLRDGEQLKAVVADTAKQFARAIVMPNLRPPVTTTDLAIAYRQRIMQALPAGVDFKPLMTLYLTDNTTAQEIKKAKDSGIIHGIKLYPAGATTNSDSGVTSLDKCAPALAAMEALGMPLLTHGEVTDADVDVFDREKVFIDQHMKQLIARYPALKIVFEHITTKDAAEFVATAPDNVAATITVHHLMMNRNAMFKGGIRPHHYCLPVLKREEHRQALVKAAISGSPKFFLGTDSAPHEKNAKESACGCAGMYTAHAAIGLYAEVFEASYALDRLEGFASFYGPDFYGLPRNTEQVTLVKESWQVPECYPYAGDMLVPFRAGEMVEWKMK
- the rsmI gene encoding 16S rRNA (cytidine(1402)-2'-O)-methyltransferase, coding for MTQAIPKQAILYVVATPIGNLADITLRALDILKQVDAIAAEDTRHTAGLLNHFGITKSLIAVHEHNEYQSAQLLLARIKAGESIALVTDAGTPGISDPGAIVVDVLRNAGVDVVPIPGASAVIAALSASGITDNGFSFIGFLPASGSQRRKKLTMLCALQHTLVFYEAPHRIVESIEDMANILGPERRVTIARELTKTFETFHRCLLSDAKAWLEHDVNQQRGEFVLLIEAAPLKAEAAINENAERHLKTLLAELPLKQAVKLAAEITGVKKNDLYQHALALKKTE
- a CDS encoding TlpA family protein disulfide reductase, translated to MRLIRKLIVAWLLFAATVVNADPPSNFVLNDLSGTQHSLAQYKGKWLIVNYWATWCPPCLEEIPELVALYDERSADDVMVIGVVFDYENVAEVKRYIDDMLIAYPVVLGDKAIVKQIGSAAVLPTTYIFNPQGAMIRAKRGIVSRHYLETIMLDSIM
- a CDS encoding type B 50S ribosomal protein L31, producing MKDGIHPEYREVVFQDIGADFSFITRSTIAAKDTIKWEDGKEYPLVKIEVSSKSHPFYTGKQVILDTAGRVDKFRKKYGM
- the rho gene encoding transcription termination factor Rho, whose translation is MHLSDLKHLPVTELVDMAIAEGVDNASRMRKQDVIFAILKNKAKNGDNIFGDGTLEVLQDGFGFLRSPDTSYLAGPGDIYVSPSQIRRFNLHTGDSVQGEIRTPKDGERYFALVKVDMVNDEKPENTKHKILFENLTPLFPTEPLTLERDIKAEENITSRVIDMIAPIGKGQRALLVASPKSGKTVMMQNIAHAITANHPDVTLIVLLIDERPEEVTEMTRSVKGEVVASTFDEPAARHLQVAEMVLEKAKRLVEHKKDVVILLDSITRLARAYNTVIPSSGKVLTGGVDANALHKPKRFFGAARNIEEGGSLTIIATALVDTGSRMDDVIYEEFKGTGNMEIHLDRRMAEKRIYPAINVNKSSTRREELLIEKDVLQKIWVLRKLLYPMDDLEAMEFLLDKIKQTKNNADFFDSMRRS
- the mraZ gene encoding division/cell wall cluster transcriptional repressor MraZ, which gives rise to MFKGATNLNMDAKGRLVIPTKHREALLAQSAGEIVLTAHSHPCLLLYPTSAWEPIQSKIMSLSSFDKKSAALQRRLVGYAEDVSLDSAGRLLVSPALRELAGLEKEVMLIGQGSHFELWSKEAWFRQSKEAVNEDGDFEMPSELEGFSL
- the trxA gene encoding thioredoxin TrxA; its protein translation is MSEKIIHLSDTSFEQQVLQSQLPVLVDYWAEWCGPCKMIAPILEDISEEYGERLVIAKLNIDDNPQTPPKYGIRGIPTLMLFKNGNVEATKVGALSKSQLMAFIDSNI
- a CDS encoding DUF3579 domain-containing protein; translation: MANNPEEIIIQSLTRAGKPFRPSDWVDRICSSYATFGDDRKLRYSPYLKPEMIDGIRCLAVDLELRNANPDGFAELMQFAEENQLNILNSEGESISPPKTLTPESDA
- a CDS encoding BON domain-containing protein; translated protein: MTSILKSFIYPFLLLAMTSQLTGCFTAAVGGAAIGVAIATDKRTSGIYIEDENIEIKASQQIRKTLGEEAHINVTSYNLNVLLTGEAPNETAKAEAESITRAVEHVKHITNEIVVGPKSRIRDRANDSYITSKVKAKFLAEKNFSANDVKIVTEASVVYLIGIVGPREAELATEIARTTDGVTKVVKVFEYQN
- a CDS encoding YraN family protein, yielding MKINKNNAGLEAEKIAATFLVTQGLILIVENYHCRFGEIDLIMQEAKTLVFIEVRLPSNNQFGGAAASITRQKQQKLIATAHHFLQTQPSCECRFDVILMDTLNPNRIQWLRNAFDA